The window CAAGTTCGCCAAGCGGACCGATCTGACGGGAGGCGAGTAGGCTATGAAAGCCGAAGATATTCGCGCCCTCTCGACGGAAGAAATCCGCTCCAAGCTCGACGATGCCCGCCAGACCTGTTTCAAGCTGCGCTTTCAGTTCGCAACCGGGCAGCTGAGCGATCATACCCGGATGCGCGCCGCCCGCAGGGACGTGGCTCGTTTCGAGACCATCCTGCGGCAGCGCGAGCTGGCGGCGCAGGCCGAGGGGAGTGAGGCATGAGCAACAATCGACGCCGTATGTCGGGTGTGGTCACCCGGGCCAAGATGCAGAAGACAGTCACGGTGCAGGTTGACCGCAGCTATCGCCACCCGCTGTACGGCAAGGTGGTGCACGCCCGCAAGATGTTTCTGGCGCACGACGAGCTCGGCTGCCGGCCGGGGGATCTGGTGCAGATCCTCGAGAGCCGGCCGATCTCGGCCCGCAAGCGGTGGGTGGTCGAAACGATCCTGCGGCGCGCCAGCGAGGAGCAGTTGGTGGCCGCATCCGTGGTAGAGGCCGGCCTCCCCGACCTCGAGCCGGCCGAGGCGGCAGTTGCGACGGCGGAGGGGGATGCATGATCCAGCAGGAATCCCGTATCAAGGTGGCCGACAACACCGGCGGGCGAGAACTCCTGGTGATTCGCATCTTGGGCGGCTCGCGCCGGCATTACGGCCGGGTGGGCGATGTTGTGGTGGCCACCGTTAAGTCCGCCGCACCGCATGGGTCGGTCAAGAAGAGCGAGGTCGTCAAAGCTGTGGTCGTGCGCACCGCCAAGGAGTATCGGCGCGAGGACGGCTCGTACATCCGCTTCGACGACAATGCGGCGGTGATCCTGGATGCGGATACCATGAACCCGAAGGGGACCCGCATCTTCGGCCCGGTCGCCCGCGAGCTGCGCGAGAAGGGGTTCACCAAGATCGTCTCGCTCGCGCCGGAAGTTCTGTAGGAGGCTGTGGCGGTGAATCCAAAGATACGGCGAGGGGATACAGTCGAGGTCATCACCGGCGCCTACCGCGGTGTGCGGGGCGAGGTGCTGCGGGTGCTGCCCAAGGAAAGCCGGGTGGTGGTCAAGGGCATCAATACCCGGAAGAAGCACCAACGGCAGGTGCAGGCAGCCGGAAGGACCGTCACCCCAGGGATCATGACGTTCGAGGCGCCGATCAGCCTCTCGAAGGTGCTCCTGGTGTGCCCGAAGTGCGGCAAGGCATCCCGGGTCGGCATCGACCGCGAAAGCGGCAAGGCCCGGCGGGTGTGCAAGAAATGCCAGGCCGTCATTGACGCCTGAGGGTAGGGGAGTTCGATAAGTATGGCTCATCACATGAAGGAGCGCCACCAGCAGGATGTGGCGCCGGCACTCACGAAGGAATTCGGCCTCGACAATCCGATGCAAGTCCCTCGGATCGAGAAGGTGGTGGTGAACATCGGCGTCGGGGAGGCGCTCGACAACGCCAAGGCGTTGGATTCGGCGGTGGCCGATCTGACGCTGATCACTGGCCAGAAACCGGTGGTGACCAAGGCCCGCCGCAGTATCGCCGCCTTCAAGTTGCGCGAGGGACGGTCCATCGGGGTCAAGGTAACTCTGCGCGGTGAGCGCATGTGGTCATTCCTGGACCGGTTGATCAATGTCGCCCTGCCGCGCACGCGTGACTTCCGAGGCGTGTCGGGCGACAGCTTCGATGGGCGCGGCAACTACACCCTGGGCATCCGGGAGCAGATCATCTTTCCGGAGATCCAGTACGACAAGATCGATAAGGTGCGCGGCTTCGAGGTGACAATCGTGACCAGCGCGCCCAATGACGAGCAGGCCCGGCGCCTGCTTCAGCTGATGGGAATGCCGTTCGCGAGGGGCGTGTAGCATGGCGAAGAAGTGCATGTCGATCCGAGAAACCCGGCGCAAGTATCCGGGCCGCGTCCGCAACCGCTGTCGATTGTGCGGTCGGCCGCGCGGCTACTACCGCCGGTTTGAAATGTGCCGCATTTGCCTGCGGGAGCAGGCCCTGGAGGGCAAGATTCCAGGCCTGGTCAAGTCATCCTGGTAGCACTGGCAGGAGTGGTAGCCATGGTAGTCACTGATCCAATTGCTGACATGCTGACGCGGATCCGGAACGGCGTGATGGCCGGTCATAAGATCGTCAGTATCCCGGACTCGAAGATCAAGCAGGCCATCGCCCAGATCCTGGTGGACGAGGGCTTTGTGGAATCCTTCGAGCAAGCCTCCGCCGAGCAGGGGATCGGCCGCGTCTTGCGGCTGAACCTCAAGTACGTGGGGGAGCGCCGGGAACGCCATCCCGTGATCGCCGGCCTCAAGCGTGTCAGCCGGCCGGGGAGGCGGGTATACGTGGGCAAGCAGAAGATCCCCTGGGTGCGGTCGGGCCTCGGCGTGGCGATCCTGTCCACGCCCAAGGGCGTGATGACCGGCCTGCGCGCCCGCCGGATGGGTCTCGGCGGCGAAGTCCTGTGCCATGTGTGGTGATCGCGGCATAAGGCGGGGTAAGAGGAGGCCAGCGTGTCGAGAGTAGGACGAGCCCCGATCAGCATCCCCGGCGGCGTTCAGGTGGACATCGACGGTCAGGATGTCGTGGTCAAGGGGCCGAAGGGTGAATTGAAGAAATCGTTCCGTCCCGAGATGACGCTGGTGCTAGAGGGCGCCATCCTGCGGGTGGAGCGCCCTTCCGATGCGCCGAAGGTCCGGGCGCTACACGGCCTGACGCGGGCCCTGCTGAACAACATGGTGCTCGGCGTCAGCCAGGGATTTGAGCGCACGCTGCAGGTCGAAGGCGTCGGCTACCGGGCGGAGATGAGCGGCAAGGACCTGGTCCTGAACGTCGGCTACTCGCATCCTGTGAAGATCGCCGCGCCAGAAGGGATCTTCTTCCAGGTGGAGGATCGGACGCGCCTCATCCGGGTGGCCGGGGCCGACAAGGAACAGGTGGGTCAGGTGGCGGCCGACATCCGGAAGGTGCGCCCGCCCGAGCCCTACAAGGGGAAGGGCATTCGCTACAGTGGCGAGCATGTCCGACGCAAGTCCGGGAAGGCGGGCAAGGTAGGCTAACTATGGCCAACAAATCACGCGAGCAAATGCGCAAGCGGCGGCACGCCCGCGTCCGGAAGAAGGTCGAGGGCAGCAGCGAACGCCCGCGCTTGAACGTCTATCGCAGCCTGGCCGGCATTTTCGCTCAGGTGATCGACGACAGCCTGGGGGTCACCCTGGCATCGGCGTCGACGCTGGATGCCGAAATCGGGGGGCAGGCCAAGGGCCAGAAGAAGACCGAGCAGGCCCGGCTGGTAGGCAAGGCGATCGCCGAGCGCGCCCGGGCGAAAGGGATCAGCAAGGTTGTCTTCGATCGGGGCGGCTACCGCTATCAGGGCCGCATCCAGGCGCTCGCCGATGCGGCGAGGGAAGCCGGCCTCGAGTTCTAGGGGTAGCCGGTATTCTAGGCGGAGTGAGTTATGGCTAGAAATGACTTCCGAGAGCGACTCGAAGAGCGAGATGAACTGGACGAGCGCGTCATCGACATCGCCCGCGTGGCGAAAGTGGTCAAAGGCGGGCGCCGGTTCACCTTCCGCGTGACCGTAGTCGCCGGCGACCACCACGGCCAGGTCGGCCTTGGCGTGGGCAAAGCCCGCGGCGTCCCTGACGCCATCCGCAAGGCAACCGAGCGGGCCCGCAAGAACATGGGCCCGATCACCATGGCCGGCACGACGATCCCGCACGAGCTGATCTCGAAGTACGGCGGGGCCAAGGTGATGCTCAAGCCGGCCTCGCCCGGCACGGGCGTGATCGCCGGCGGGGCCGTGCGGGCCGTGCTCGAAGCGGCCGGCGTGCGCGACATCCTGACCAAGTCCCTCGGGAGCTCCAGCGTGCTGAACGTGGCCAACGCCACCTTGG is drawn from Anaerolineales bacterium and contains these coding sequences:
- the rpmC gene encoding 50S ribosomal protein L29, with amino-acid sequence MKAEDIRALSTEEIRSKLDDARQTCFKLRFQFATGQLSDHTRMRAARRDVARFETILRQRELAAQAEGSEA
- the rpsQ gene encoding 30S ribosomal protein S17, giving the protein MSNNRRRMSGVVTRAKMQKTVTVQVDRSYRHPLYGKVVHARKMFLAHDELGCRPGDLVQILESRPISARKRWVVETILRRASEEQLVAASVVEAGLPDLEPAEAAVATAEGDA
- the rplN gene encoding 50S ribosomal protein L14, which gives rise to MIQQESRIKVADNTGGRELLVIRILGGSRRHYGRVGDVVVATVKSAAPHGSVKKSEVVKAVVVRTAKEYRREDGSYIRFDDNAAVILDADTMNPKGTRIFGPVARELREKGFTKIVSLAPEVL
- the rplX gene encoding 50S ribosomal protein L24, producing MNPKIRRGDTVEVITGAYRGVRGEVLRVLPKESRVVVKGINTRKKHQRQVQAAGRTVTPGIMTFEAPISLSKVLLVCPKCGKASRVGIDRESGKARRVCKKCQAVIDA
- the rplE gene encoding 50S ribosomal protein L5 produces the protein MAHHMKERHQQDVAPALTKEFGLDNPMQVPRIEKVVVNIGVGEALDNAKALDSAVADLTLITGQKPVVTKARRSIAAFKLREGRSIGVKVTLRGERMWSFLDRLINVALPRTRDFRGVSGDSFDGRGNYTLGIREQIIFPEIQYDKIDKVRGFEVTIVTSAPNDEQARRLLQLMGMPFARGV
- a CDS encoding type Z 30S ribosomal protein S14, with amino-acid sequence MAKKCMSIRETRRKYPGRVRNRCRLCGRPRGYYRRFEMCRICLREQALEGKIPGLVKSSW
- the rpsH gene encoding 30S ribosomal protein S8; amino-acid sequence: MVVTDPIADMLTRIRNGVMAGHKIVSIPDSKIKQAIAQILVDEGFVESFEQASAEQGIGRVLRLNLKYVGERRERHPVIAGLKRVSRPGRRVYVGKQKIPWVRSGLGVAILSTPKGVMTGLRARRMGLGGEVLCHVW
- the rplF gene encoding 50S ribosomal protein L6, with the translated sequence MSRVGRAPISIPGGVQVDIDGQDVVVKGPKGELKKSFRPEMTLVLEGAILRVERPSDAPKVRALHGLTRALLNNMVLGVSQGFERTLQVEGVGYRAEMSGKDLVLNVGYSHPVKIAAPEGIFFQVEDRTRLIRVAGADKEQVGQVAADIRKVRPPEPYKGKGIRYSGEHVRRKSGKAGKVG
- the rplR gene encoding 50S ribosomal protein L18, with amino-acid sequence MANKSREQMRKRRHARVRKKVEGSSERPRLNVYRSLAGIFAQVIDDSLGVTLASASTLDAEIGGQAKGQKKTEQARLVGKAIAERARAKGISKVVFDRGGYRYQGRIQALADAAREAGLEF
- the rpsE gene encoding 30S ribosomal protein S5, coding for MARNDFRERLEERDELDERVIDIARVAKVVKGGRRFTFRVTVVAGDHHGQVGLGVGKARGVPDAIRKATERARKNMGPITMAGTTIPHELISKYGGAKVMLKPASPGTGVIAGGAVRAVLEAAGVRDILTKSLGSSSVLNVANATLAGLQKLRQVEAEAAMRGKSADELRPFWERKRHA